The following proteins are co-located in the Granulicella pectinivorans genome:
- the dapB gene encoding 4-hydroxy-tetrahydrodipicolinate reductase, which translates to MRILVLGHGKTGKLVADVAAERGHGVHVLDAKENKDAAALTPMFLTGFDVVIDFTTPEAVVPNLRACLYSGARVVVGTTGWYDKLPDMRGLAERKEAGLLYGSNFSIGVQVMHRLAAEMGKELGNAGYTFEMSETHHVTKLDKPSGTALTLVDSVAKGSQESGKAGVEVRNVPIESIREGDAAGLHVLTATSQADRITLTHEAFSRRGFAEGAVRAAEWLATRKGCYDFRDVFTKL; encoded by the coding sequence ATGCGGATTCTGGTTCTGGGACACGGCAAGACGGGCAAGCTGGTGGCGGATGTGGCCGCCGAACGTGGGCATGGCGTGCATGTGCTGGACGCCAAGGAGAACAAGGATGCGGCGGCGCTGACGCCGATGTTTCTGACGGGCTTCGACGTGGTGATCGACTTTACGACACCGGAAGCCGTCGTGCCAAACCTGCGGGCCTGCCTGTATTCAGGCGCGCGCGTGGTGGTCGGGACGACCGGCTGGTACGATAAGCTGCCCGATATGCGTGGGCTCGCCGAGCGCAAGGAAGCCGGGCTTCTGTATGGGTCGAACTTCTCGATCGGCGTGCAGGTGATGCATCGGCTGGCAGCCGAGATGGGCAAGGAGCTGGGGAACGCAGGCTATACGTTCGAGATGTCGGAGACGCACCATGTGACGAAGCTGGATAAGCCTTCGGGCACGGCGCTGACTCTGGTGGACTCAGTGGCGAAGGGGAGCCAGGAGAGCGGGAAGGCCGGGGTGGAGGTCAGGAACGTGCCGATCGAATCGATTCGCGAGGGCGATGCGGCTGGCCTGCATGTGCTGACGGCAACCTCGCAGGCCGACCGGATTACGCTGACGCATGAGGCGTTTTCGCGGCGTGGTTTCGCGGAGGGCGCGGTGCGGGCGGCCGAGTGGCTCGCGACGCGGAAGGGCTGCTACGACTTCCGGGATGTGTTTACGAAGCTTTAG
- a CDS encoding cytochrome P460 family protein, with protein MPRPRNIHSPYEMAVTSGSITSWPEGARFSKVTWQRETGADGLVHPGKFVQVELMEKDAKLYNKTEGWGWGL; from the coding sequence TTGCCCCGCCCGCGCAACATCCACAGCCCTTATGAGATGGCCGTCACCTCCGGCTCCATCACCTCCTGGCCCGAGGGTGCTCGCTTCTCCAAGGTCACCTGGCAGCGCGAGACCGGCGCCGACGGACTTGTGCACCCCGGCAAGTTCGTGCAAGTCGAGCTGATGGAGAAAGACGCGAAGCTCTATAACAAGACCGAAGGCTGGGGCTGGGGGCTCTAG
- a CDS encoding aminopeptidase, protein MSDAAVLDQTMTSLPPFSSLTFEEKLDRFAEVAVRIGLNLADGQELLISAPVEAMPLVRRITEHAYKAGSKLVTTFYADDPAVLARYKYAKDESFDYAATWMHDGIAAAFRSGAARLAIAGANPALLKGQDPAKISRANVAASKAAKPAMEMITRHEINWSIVACATPEWAKLVFPSLPVEEAVAQLWEAIFTASRVTGPNPVTDWKAHTAFLKSRVDKLNEKRYHALRFKGPGTDLTVGLADDHLWAGGGGPSGNGIFCNPNIPTEECFTTPHKDRVDGYVTASKPLSHQGSLIENISCTFEGGKIVSATASAGEEQLNRLISTDDGARRLGEVALVPASSPIASSGVLFWNTLFDENAASHIALGQAYATCLIEGEHMDEIQLAAKGANASLIHVDWMIGSAAMDVDGLAADGTAEPLMRGGEWV, encoded by the coding sequence ATGAGCGATGCAGCGGTTCTAGACCAGACGATGACCTCCCTTCCACCCTTTTCAAGCCTCACGTTTGAGGAGAAGCTTGACCGGTTCGCCGAGGTTGCGGTGCGGATTGGACTGAACCTGGCCGATGGTCAGGAGCTGCTGATCTCGGCTCCCGTCGAGGCCATGCCCCTCGTTCGGCGGATTACGGAGCACGCGTACAAGGCCGGATCGAAGCTGGTGACGACGTTCTACGCGGACGATCCCGCGGTGCTGGCGCGGTACAAATACGCGAAGGACGAGAGCTTCGACTACGCGGCGACGTGGATGCATGACGGCATTGCCGCAGCGTTCAGGAGCGGCGCGGCGCGGCTGGCGATTGCGGGCGCGAATCCGGCCCTGTTGAAGGGGCAGGATCCGGCGAAGATCTCGCGAGCGAATGTGGCGGCTTCGAAGGCGGCCAAGCCCGCGATGGAGATGATTACGCGTCACGAGATCAACTGGTCGATCGTAGCGTGCGCAACGCCGGAGTGGGCGAAGTTGGTCTTCCCTTCCCTGCCGGTGGAGGAAGCGGTGGCACAGCTCTGGGAGGCGATCTTTACCGCCTCGCGCGTGACCGGGCCGAACCCTGTAACGGACTGGAAGGCACACACGGCGTTCCTGAAGTCGCGCGTCGACAAGCTCAATGAGAAGCGGTATCACGCGCTGCGCTTCAAGGGGCCGGGTACGGACCTGACGGTTGGGCTCGCGGACGATCATCTCTGGGCTGGCGGTGGTGGACCTTCGGGCAATGGGATCTTCTGCAATCCGAACATCCCGACCGAGGAGTGCTTCACCACGCCGCACAAGGATCGCGTGGATGGGTATGTGACGGCCTCGAAGCCGCTGTCGCACCAGGGATCGCTGATCGAAAATATCTCCTGCACGTTTGAAGGCGGGAAGATTGTGAGTGCGACGGCTTCGGCGGGAGAAGAGCAGTTGAACCGGCTGATCTCGACCGACGACGGCGCGAGACGGCTGGGTGAGGTCGCTCTGGTGCCGGCATCGTCGCCGATTGCGAGCAGTGGAGTTCTGTTCTGGAACACACTCTTCGACGAGAACGCGGCAAGCCACATCGCGCTGGGCCAGGCCTATGCGACGTGCCTGATCGAGGGCGAGCATATGGACGAGATTCAGCTTGCGGCCAAGGGCGCGAATGCGAGCCTGATCCATGTGGACTGGATGATCGGGTCGGCGGCCATGGATGTGGATGGGCTTGCGGCGGATGGAACGGCGGAGCCTCTGATGCGTGGCGGGGAGTGGGTGTAG
- a CDS encoding GGDEF domain-containing protein: MQFDIRTLLVSEVVVCLMLTAVMALMARHHQFSRGLRYLAVGFLATAGGVSIFMMRSLFPYRLDVLLSNSLYCVSILSTYVGISLLLAHGRPRLRWPLLLAVLSDVLLAAHLDAHHVAYRIMVITVADVVLRSFLLVTLLRHLRRGAPVKLLAGFLGFFMAGDVARVIGTYFFGAPADVFAYNAIQTAYIASSLLANCAFGVFGLALAAEEMARFLEKKAHRDPLTGVLNRLGLELRLEQELKRCRDERVPLCLAVLDIDDFKEFNSRGGHAMGDDVLRQIATCVRLSVRSTDASGRMGGDEFVVVFPDTPHGEAETICRRVLHAVETQPERAGAERNPTVSIGLTQAEESDSTETMLARADRALYAAKHSGKNRVAVDLPPQ, translated from the coding sequence ATGCAGTTCGACATCAGGACGTTGCTGGTCAGCGAGGTGGTGGTCTGCCTGATGCTTACGGCGGTGATGGCCCTGATGGCGAGGCATCACCAGTTCTCGCGCGGGCTGCGGTATCTTGCCGTCGGGTTTCTGGCGACGGCCGGGGGCGTCAGCATCTTCATGATGCGGTCCCTGTTTCCTTACAGGCTGGACGTTCTGCTCTCAAACAGCCTCTACTGCGTTTCGATTCTCTCGACGTACGTCGGGATCAGTTTGCTTCTGGCACATGGACGTCCGCGTCTGCGGTGGCCGCTGCTGCTGGCGGTGCTCTCCGATGTGCTGCTGGCGGCGCATCTGGACGCACATCACGTCGCATATCGCATTATGGTCATCACGGTTGCGGACGTGGTGTTGCGCTCGTTTCTGCTCGTGACTCTGTTGCGTCACCTCAGGCGCGGGGCGCCGGTGAAGCTTCTGGCCGGCTTCCTCGGATTTTTCATGGCGGGCGACGTCGCGCGGGTGATTGGCACGTACTTCTTCGGCGCACCTGCGGATGTGTTCGCCTACAACGCGATCCAGACCGCCTATATTGCGTCGAGCCTGCTGGCGAACTGCGCCTTCGGCGTCTTCGGGCTGGCGCTCGCCGCGGAGGAGATGGCCAGGTTCCTCGAAAAGAAGGCGCATCGCGATCCATTGACCGGGGTGCTGAACCGCCTGGGTCTGGAACTCCGTCTTGAGCAGGAGTTGAAGCGGTGCCGGGATGAGCGGGTGCCACTGTGCCTTGCGGTTCTCGATATTGACGACTTCAAGGAGTTCAACAGCCGCGGCGGCCACGCCATGGGAGACGACGTGCTGCGGCAGATTGCCACGTGCGTCAGGCTGAGCGTGCGAAGCACCGACGCGTCCGGACGGATGGGCGGCGACGAGTTCGTGGTGGTGTTTCCGGATACTCCGCATGGAGAGGCGGAGACGATCTGCCGGCGGGTTCTGCACGCCGTCGAGACGCAGCCGGAGCGTGCTGGTGCGGAACGGAACCCAACCGTGAGCATCGGGTTGACGCAGGCGGAGGAGAGCGACTCTACGGAGACGATGCTTGCCCGCGCAGACCGTGCGCTCTATGCGGCGAAGCACTCGGGCAAGAACCGGGTAGCGGTTGATCTTCCGCCACAGTAA
- a CDS encoding Gfo/Idh/MocA family protein, with the protein MISRRTFVTNTAVTATGLAIGASARSYAQIMGSNDRVHFAINGLNGRGYAHLSALKNNAKNSRVTHVADVDSNILAKFTAEATKELGYAPTPMGDFRKILEMKDIDAITIATPDHWHAPMAILGLQAGKHVYVEKPSSHNPREGEWLIAARDKHKKLVQVGDQQRSAPHTIDMVEKIQSGKLIGRAYYAKAWYANTRKSIGHGKPAPVPANLNWDLWQGPAPRRAYTDNVAPYNWHWFRIYGTGEALNNGTHEVDVARWILGLDWPNKVTATGGRYAYKDDWQFPDTMVTNFEYPDAMISWDGYSCSGDGLYKRSRGVAVHGETGTVVIDRDGYDVFDQKDKIVDSFRVKGNSSSSNDLMSRDSMTDVHFENFINGIQKGEKLHSPIEIANVSVTILQLSNISWEVGRQLTLDTTNGHIKGDPEAMKSWGREYEKGWAPTTA; encoded by the coding sequence ATGATTTCCAGGCGTACGTTCGTCACCAACACCGCCGTTACGGCTACAGGTCTGGCCATCGGTGCCAGCGCACGGAGCTACGCCCAGATCATGGGCTCCAACGATCGCGTCCACTTCGCCATCAACGGGCTGAACGGACGCGGCTACGCTCACCTCTCCGCGCTCAAGAACAATGCGAAGAACTCGCGCGTCACGCATGTCGCCGACGTCGACTCCAATATCCTCGCGAAGTTCACCGCTGAGGCCACGAAGGAACTTGGCTACGCCCCCACGCCCATGGGGGACTTTCGCAAGATTCTCGAGATGAAGGATATCGACGCCATCACCATCGCGACGCCCGACCACTGGCACGCGCCCATGGCGATTCTCGGCCTGCAGGCTGGCAAGCACGTCTACGTCGAGAAGCCCTCCAGCCATAACCCCCGCGAGGGAGAGTGGCTTATCGCCGCGCGCGACAAGCACAAGAAGCTCGTGCAGGTCGGCGACCAGCAGCGCTCCGCCCCGCACACCATCGACATGGTGGAGAAGATTCAGTCCGGAAAGCTGATTGGCCGCGCCTACTACGCCAAGGCCTGGTATGCGAACACCCGCAAGTCCATCGGCCATGGCAAGCCCGCTCCCGTGCCCGCCAACCTGAACTGGGATCTCTGGCAGGGCCCCGCTCCGCGCCGCGCCTATACCGACAACGTCGCGCCCTACAACTGGCACTGGTTCCGTATCTACGGTACGGGCGAGGCCCTGAACAACGGCACCCACGAGGTCGACGTCGCGCGCTGGATCCTCGGCCTCGACTGGCCCAACAAGGTCACCGCCACCGGCGGCCGGTACGCCTACAAGGACGACTGGCAGTTCCCCGACACTATGGTCACGAACTTCGAGTATCCGGACGCCATGATCTCGTGGGATGGTTATAGCTGCTCCGGCGACGGCCTCTACAAACGCAGCCGCGGCGTCGCCGTGCATGGGGAGACGGGTACGGTCGTCATCGATCGCGATGGCTACGATGTCTTCGACCAGAAGGACAAGATCGTCGACAGCTTCCGCGTCAAGGGCAACTCGAGTTCGTCGAACGACCTCATGAGCCGCGACTCGATGACCGATGTCCACTTCGAAAACTTCATCAACGGCATCCAGAAGGGCGAAAAGCTGCACTCTCCCATCGAGATCGCCAACGTCAGTGTGACGATCCTGCAACTCTCGAACATCTCCTGGGAGGTCGGCCGTCAGTTGACCCTCGACACCACCAACGGCCACATCAAGGGCGACCCGGAAGCGATGAAGAGCTGGGGCCGCGAGTACGAAAAGGGATGGGCTCCCACGACCGCTTAG
- the dapA gene encoding 4-hydroxy-tetrahydrodipicolinate synthase — translation MILNGCGTALVTPFRHDGGVDEAALEALVEWQIVQGIDFLIPCGTTGEASTLTEAETLRVVEIVCRVTAGRIPVFAGCTHNATHEAMTRARKLAAVPGLTGILTANPYYNKPNQEGQYQHFKAIAESIELPVLLYNIPSRTGTNLEPATVLRLAAIPNIIGIKESSGNMAQITELLHCVPKNFLVFSGDDGLVLPTMALGAVGLISVASNIVPGVMHTLVASILANDWVNARRLNRQYTRLMQALFLEPSPAPAKAVLEMLGKGQNVLRLPLVPVAKGTLKTLETVAGELGLLVHVPSKDTNLRVF, via the coding sequence ATGATTCTGAATGGATGTGGAACGGCATTGGTCACTCCCTTCCGCCACGATGGCGGAGTGGACGAGGCTGCGCTCGAGGCGCTGGTGGAGTGGCAGATTGTGCAGGGGATCGACTTTCTGATTCCGTGCGGGACGACCGGCGAGGCGTCGACACTGACCGAAGCGGAGACGCTGCGGGTGGTGGAGATCGTCTGCCGGGTGACGGCGGGGCGGATTCCGGTCTTTGCCGGATGCACCCACAACGCAACGCACGAAGCCATGACGCGGGCACGGAAGCTGGCGGCGGTACCCGGCCTGACCGGGATCCTGACGGCGAACCCCTACTACAACAAGCCGAACCAGGAGGGCCAGTACCAGCACTTCAAGGCGATCGCCGAGTCGATCGAGCTGCCGGTACTGCTCTACAACATCCCCTCGCGCACCGGCACGAACCTGGAGCCGGCTACCGTGCTGCGGCTGGCCGCGATTCCGAACATCATCGGAATCAAGGAATCGAGCGGGAATATGGCTCAGATCACCGAGCTGCTGCACTGTGTGCCCAAGAACTTCCTGGTGTTCTCCGGCGACGATGGGCTGGTGCTTCCGACGATGGCGCTGGGGGCCGTTGGGCTGATCTCCGTCGCGTCGAATATCGTGCCGGGCGTGATGCATACGCTGGTGGCGTCGATCCTGGCCAATGACTGGGTGAATGCGCGCCGGCTGAACCGGCAGTACACGCGGTTGATGCAGGCGCTGTTCCTTGAGCCGAGTCCGGCTCCGGCGAAGGCTGTGCTGGAGATGCTGGGCAAGGGCCAGAACGTGTTGCGGTTGCCTCTGGTGCCGGTCGCGAAGGGCACCCTGAAGACACTGGAGACGGTGGCCGGAGAGCTTGGGCTGCTGGTGCATGTGCCTTCGAAAGACACGAACTTGCGAGTCTTCTAA
- a CDS encoding 2,3,4,5-tetrahydropyridine-2,6-dicarboxylate N-succinyltransferase has protein sequence MTTNNLESTIEHWFAQGAAAIGNNDAMTAFLDLRAQLEAGTLRSAEPDATTAIGWRVNAWVKRGILLGFRLGALEEMNGNHPEGGSILSFVDKGTYPARRFTVSDGVRVVPGGSSVRAGAYVSKGVVIMPPAYINVGAYVDEGTMVDSHALVGSCAQIGKRVHLSASAQIGGVLEPVNASPVIIEDDVLVGGNTGVYEGTIVRSKAVLAAGTVLTRGTPVYDATTGAILRATVEMPLIIPSGAVVVPGSRQIQHGPGKELGLSVYTPIIVKYRDEKTELSLALEDLLR, from the coding sequence ATGACTACGAACAATCTGGAATCGACCATCGAACACTGGTTCGCGCAGGGCGCTGCGGCCATTGGAAACAACGACGCCATGACGGCGTTTCTCGACCTGCGTGCGCAGCTTGAAGCGGGAACACTCCGCTCGGCCGAGCCGGACGCCACAACCGCCATCGGATGGCGCGTCAATGCCTGGGTCAAGCGCGGAATTCTGCTAGGTTTCCGGCTGGGTGCGCTGGAAGAGATGAACGGGAACCACCCCGAGGGCGGATCGATCCTCTCGTTCGTCGATAAGGGAACCTATCCGGCGCGGCGGTTCACCGTGAGCGACGGCGTCCGTGTGGTCCCGGGTGGATCGAGCGTGCGCGCTGGCGCTTACGTGTCGAAGGGCGTCGTGATCATGCCGCCTGCCTACATCAACGTGGGCGCGTATGTGGACGAAGGCACCATGGTCGACTCGCATGCGCTGGTGGGCTCGTGCGCGCAGATTGGGAAGCGCGTCCACCTTTCGGCGTCGGCGCAGATTGGCGGCGTCCTGGAGCCGGTCAACGCCTCGCCGGTCATTATTGAGGATGACGTGCTGGTGGGTGGCAACACGGGCGTCTACGAAGGCACGATCGTGCGCTCGAAGGCCGTTCTGGCCGCCGGAACCGTGCTGACGCGCGGCACACCGGTGTATGACGCCACGACCGGTGCGATTCTGCGCGCGACGGTCGAGATGCCGTTGATCATTCCGAGCGGCGCCGTCGTGGTGCCGGGTTCGCGGCAGATTCAGCATGGCCCCGGCAAGGAGCTCGGACTGAGCGTCTATACGCCGATCATCGTCAAGTATCGCGATGAAAAGACGGAACTTTCGCTTGCGCTGGAAGATCTGCTGCGGTAA
- a CDS encoding ribonuclease J, whose protein sequence is MATDKLRMIPLGGLGEFGMNCMALRWQDDIIVIDAGLMFPEEELLGVDIVVPDISYLIENRSKVKAILLTHGHEDHIGGLPWILSELNVPVYGTEFTLAYVEGKLEEHRLLDNADLIEMLPGKRFTLGPFSIMPIRVTHSLVDCVALAIHTPVGVVLHTGDFKVDLSPPDGKPFDLHAFAELGKQGVLCLLQDSTNVDRPGYTPSERAVRPRLDEIFAQTKKKLFFSCFSSSIHRIRVAMELAHKHGRKVAIIGRSLDNSTEIAQDLGYLDLPQGLIINPGQIRDQAPDKVCIMISGTQGEPMSALSRAAVNNHKFAHIDAGDTVLLSSRVIPGNEKGIYRMIDHLERRDAKVIHDDGTAGLIHVSGHGSQEELRLMINLVRPKFFIPVHGDYRHLKRHAELAAGMGIVEKVILLEDGDVLEFDKNTAVKNGKVTTGRVCIDSGGSIDVVEDVVIRDRQHLSEDGIVLPIIAINKRTGRVENTPEIVMRGFAIQDDKLVNDARNIVQKTLDNSSAEEKADYAIIKEKIRNDLKRYIQKQTSRRPLIMPVIMEI, encoded by the coding sequence ATGGCTACAGATAAACTACGCATGATTCCCCTGGGGGGCCTTGGCGAGTTCGGTATGAACTGCATGGCGCTCCGTTGGCAAGACGACATTATTGTCATCGATGCCGGATTGATGTTCCCCGAAGAAGAGCTGCTTGGCGTCGACATCGTCGTTCCCGACATCAGCTACCTGATCGAGAACCGGTCCAAAGTAAAGGCCATTCTGCTGACCCACGGGCACGAGGATCACATCGGCGGCCTGCCATGGATCCTCTCCGAGCTGAACGTTCCGGTCTACGGCACGGAGTTCACGCTGGCCTATGTAGAGGGCAAGCTCGAAGAGCACCGGCTGCTGGACAACGCCGACCTCATCGAGATGCTGCCCGGCAAGCGTTTTACGCTGGGACCGTTCTCCATCATGCCGATTCGCGTCACGCACTCCCTGGTGGACTGCGTCGCCCTCGCGATTCATACTCCCGTGGGCGTGGTGCTGCACACCGGCGACTTCAAGGTCGACCTTTCGCCGCCGGATGGCAAGCCCTTCGACCTGCACGCGTTCGCCGAATTGGGCAAGCAGGGCGTTCTCTGCCTGCTGCAGGATTCGACCAACGTCGACCGCCCCGGCTATACGCCGAGTGAGCGGGCCGTTCGACCGCGTCTCGATGAGATCTTCGCGCAGACCAAGAAAAAGCTGTTCTTCTCCTGCTTCTCGTCCTCCATCCACCGCATTCGTGTGGCGATGGAGCTGGCGCACAAGCACGGACGCAAAGTCGCCATCATCGGCCGCTCGCTCGATAACTCGACCGAGATCGCGCAGGATCTGGGCTATCTCGACCTGCCGCAGGGCCTCATCATCAACCCCGGACAGATTCGCGACCAGGCTCCCGACAAGGTCTGCATCATGATCTCCGGCACGCAGGGCGAGCCGATGTCCGCTCTCTCCCGCGCCGCCGTCAACAACCACAAGTTCGCGCACATCGACGCGGGCGACACGGTTCTTCTCAGCTCCAGGGTCATCCCGGGCAACGAGAAGGGCATCTACCGGATGATCGACCATCTGGAGCGCCGCGACGCCAAGGTCATCCACGACGACGGCACGGCCGGCCTGATCCACGTCTCCGGCCACGGCTCGCAGGAAGAACTGCGGCTGATGATCAACCTCGTCCGCCCCAAGTTCTTCATCCCCGTACACGGCGACTATCGCCACCTCAAGCGTCACGCTGAGCTCGCAGCGGGAATGGGCATCGTCGAAAAGGTAATCCTGCTCGAAGATGGCGACGTGCTTGAGTTCGACAAGAACACCGCGGTCAAGAACGGCAAGGTTACGACCGGACGCGTTTGCATCGACTCCGGCGGCTCGATCGATGTGGTCGAGGATGTCGTCATTCGCGACCGGCAGCATCTGTCGGAGGACGGCATCGTGCTGCCGATCATCGCGATCAACAAGCGCACCGGCCGCGTGGAGAACACCCCCGAGATCGTCATGCGCGGCTTCGCCATCCAGGACGACAAGCTGGTGAACGACGCCCGCAACATCGTTCAGAAGACGCTCGACAACTCCAGCGCCGAAGAGAAGGCCGACTACGCGATCATCAAGGAAAAGATCCGCAACGACCTGAAGCGCTACATCCAGAAGCAGACCAGCCGCCGGCCTTTGATCATGCCGGTGATCATGGAGATCTAA
- a CDS encoding PIN domain-containing protein — protein MPLSFVDTNIWVYRAMDFPADDLESIGKKRIATELLIQLADSDEIVLSAQVLGEFFRTMTRKGSRPLGAFEAMIATNWLSTFQTVPITRSLARAAMKRVTASHLSYWDALIVESALSVKAAVLYSEDMHHRMHYGDLEIRNPFL, from the coding sequence ATGCCTCTCTCCTTCGTGGATACGAACATTTGGGTGTATCGCGCCATGGACTTTCCTGCTGACGATTTGGAGTCGATAGGCAAGAAGCGTATCGCCACGGAGCTATTGATTCAGTTGGCGGATAGCGATGAGATCGTTCTCAGTGCGCAGGTGCTAGGAGAGTTTTTCAGAACCATGACGCGTAAAGGTTCGCGGCCATTGGGGGCGTTTGAGGCCATGATCGCAACCAACTGGCTATCGACCTTTCAGACGGTTCCGATTACGCGCAGTCTCGCTCGTGCGGCAATGAAGCGGGTAACGGCGAGTCACCTCAGTTACTGGGACGCTCTGATTGTCGAGAGCGCATTGAGTGTGAAAGCCGCTGTGCTTTATAGCGAGGACATGCATCACAGGATGCACTATGGCGATCTCGAAATTCGCAATCCGTTTCTGTGA
- the rho gene encoding transcription termination factor Rho produces the protein MTISELKEHNIAELSKLARGLDIAGTSGLRKQDLIFKILQAQSEKEGHIFAEGVLEILPDGYGFLRSPDYNYLPGPDDIYVSPSQIRKFDLKTGDTISGNVRPPHEGEKYFALVKIEAINFESPEETRNKILFDNLTPLYAQERIKMETVREHISGRVMDLLTPVGKGQRGLIVAPPRTGKTMLLQSIANSITSNHPEVVLIVLLIDERPEEVTDMQRSVKGEVISSTFDEPAARHVQVAEMVIEKAKRLVEHKRDVVILLDSITRLARAYNTIVPPSGKVLSGGVDSNALQRPKRFFGAARNIEEGGSLTIIATALVDTGSRMDEVIFEEFKGTGNMEVILDRKLVDKRVFPAIDIQRSGTRKEELLIPKEDLQRTWILRKVLNPLSPVEAMELLTDKLSKTRNNQEFLHNMSSL, from the coding sequence ATGACCATTTCTGAGTTAAAAGAGCACAACATTGCAGAGCTGAGCAAGCTTGCCCGCGGTCTCGATATCGCCGGCACGAGCGGCCTTCGCAAGCAGGACCTGATCTTCAAGATCCTCCAGGCGCAGAGCGAAAAAGAAGGACACATCTTCGCCGAGGGCGTGCTCGAGATCCTCCCCGACGGCTACGGCTTCCTTCGCTCGCCCGACTACAACTACCTTCCCGGTCCGGACGATATCTACGTCAGCCCCTCGCAGATCCGCAAGTTCGATCTCAAGACCGGCGACACGATCTCCGGAAACGTCCGCCCCCCGCACGAGGGCGAGAAGTACTTCGCGCTGGTCAAGATCGAGGCGATCAACTTCGAGTCGCCCGAAGAGACCCGCAACAAGATCCTCTTCGACAACCTGACCCCCCTCTACGCGCAGGAGCGCATCAAGATGGAGACGGTCCGCGAGCACATCTCCGGACGCGTCATGGATCTGCTGACCCCGGTGGGCAAGGGACAGCGCGGCCTCATCGTCGCTCCGCCCCGCACGGGTAAGACGATGCTGCTGCAGTCGATCGCGAACTCGATCACGTCGAACCACCCCGAGGTCGTGCTGATCGTTCTACTGATCGACGAGCGCCCGGAAGAAGTCACCGACATGCAGCGGTCTGTGAAGGGTGAAGTGATCAGCTCGACCTTCGACGAGCCCGCGGCACGCCACGTCCAGGTGGCCGAGATGGTGATCGAGAAGGCCAAGCGCCTCGTCGAGCACAAGCGCGACGTCGTCATCCTGCTCGACTCGATCACGCGTCTCGCGCGCGCCTACAACACCATCGTTCCGCCGTCGGGCAAGGTGCTCTCAGGCGGTGTGGACTCGAACGCCCTGCAACGCCCGAAGCGCTTCTTCGGCGCGGCCCGCAACATCGAGGAAGGCGGCAGCTTGACCATCATCGCCACCGCTCTGGTCGATACCGGTAGCCGCATGGACGAAGTCATCTTCGAAGAGTTCAAGGGAACGGGCAACATGGAGGTCATCCTCGACCGCAAGCTGGTCGACAAGCGCGTCTTCCCGGCGATCGACATCCAGCGCTCGGGCACGCGTAAGGAAGAGCTGCTGATTCCGAAGGAAGACCTGCAGCGGACGTGGATTCTGCGCAAGGTGCTGAACCCGCTTTCGCCGGTTGAGGCCATGGAGCTTCTTACGGACAAGCTTTCGAAGACTCGCAACAATCAGGAGTTTTTGCACAACATGAGCTCGTTGTAA
- a CDS encoding DNA-directed RNA polymerase subunit omega — MRSDLIFGALTHVTNRYELCQLASKATRKLHKPNTRLQDTTNEVLDRFKDTVPMDDASEPVEKITHSRAA; from the coding sequence ATGCGTTCGGATCTGATTTTTGGAGCACTGACCCACGTTACCAACCGTTATGAGCTCTGCCAGCTCGCCTCCAAGGCGACCCGGAAGCTGCACAAGCCCAACACCCGCCTCCAGGACACCACGAATGAGGTTCTCGACCGCTTCAAGGACACCGTCCCTATGGACGATGCTTCCGAGCCCGTCGAAAAGATTACCCACAGCCGCGCGGCTTAA